The Amblyraja radiata isolate CabotCenter1 chromosome 1, sAmbRad1.1.pri, whole genome shotgun sequence genome contains a region encoding:
- the plk2 gene encoding serine/threonine-protein kinase PLK2 — protein MDLLRTITYQQGVKMCEQPLGKAADLCFNKRQEDLTCTNAELSRIITDPATGKCYCRGKVLGKGGFAKCYEMTDLTTNIVYAAKIIPHTRVAKPHQREKIDREIELHRTLHHKHIVRFYHYFEDKENIYILLEHCSRRSMAHVLKARKVLTEPEVRYYLRQIVSGLKCLHDQGILHRDLKLGNFFINEAMELKIGDFGLAAKLEPVEQRSRTICGTPNYLSPEVLNKQGHGCESDIWALGCVMYTMLLGRPPFETTNLKETYRCIKEARYTMPSSLSISARQLIASMLAKNPEDRPSLDDILQYDFLTQGFTPERLSQTCCHYAPDFHLSSPAKNFFKKAAAALFGGKKDKAKFLDNHNKLGKDDTDEIYKLKNDLKKISLSKQLNKSQSDEELVLTSKPPIINVKPETSLPMKDNEQQIRDSIRMIVRGTLGSCSSSSSESLEDSTMGSVADTVARVLKGCLENMPEGDHLPKQQSNFSFQWVTKWVDYSNKYGFGYQLSDHTVGVLFNNGTHMSLLADKKTIHYYAELGQCSVFTTLDIPEKFVSQMTILKYFAHYMEENLMEGGDLPGSVDAQKLRLCLLQWLKSDRALMMLFSDGTFQVNFYHDHTKIIICNHNEEYLLTYINEDRVSATFKLSTLLMAGCSQELRTRMEYALNMVQQRFN, from the exons ATGGATTTACTGAGGACTATCACTTACCAGCAAGGCGTCAAGATGTGCGAGCAGCCTCTCGGCAAAGCTGCAGATCTCTGCTTCAACAAAAGGCAAGAAGACCTGACCTGCACCAATGCCGAGTTGTCCCGGATTATAACTGACCCCGCCACTGGCAAATGTTACTGTCGAGGGAAAGTGCTGGGCAAG GGTGGCTTTGCCAAGTGCTACGAGATGACAGACCTGACAACGAACATCGTCTATGCTGCAAAGatcatcccacacacacgagtGGCCAAGCCGCAccagagagagaag ATTGACCGAGAAATCGAGCTGCACAGAACGCTTCACCACAAGCATATCGTTCGCTTCTACCATTATTTTGAAGATAAAGAAAACATTTACATCCTATTGGAACATTGTAGCCGAAGA TCGATGGCTCACGTACTGAAAGCTCGTAAAGTGCTGACAGAACCAGAAGTGCGATACTACCTCCGACAGATCGTCTCAGGACTGAAGTGTCTACATGACCAAGGGATCCTACACAGAGACCTCAAGCTCG GTAACTTTTTCATCAATGAGGCCATGGAACTGAAAATTGGGGATTTTGGATTGGCAGCAAAGTTGGAACCAGTGGAGCAAAGGAGCAG GACCATCTGTGGCACACCAAATTATTTGTCTCCTGAAGTTCTCAACAAGCAAGGACATGGTTGTGAATCTGATATCTGGGCATTGGGCTGTGTAAT GTATACCATGCTGTTGGGGCGACCCCCATTTGAAACGACCAACCTAAAGGAAACCTACAGATGTATAAAGGAAGCAAGATACACAATGCCATCATCACTGTCGATATCTGCGAGACAATTGATAGCCAGTATGCTagcaaaaaatccagaagatcgaCCCAGTCTTGATGATATCCTGCAATATGATTTCCTGACTCAG GGGTTTACACCTGAGAGACTGTCGCAGACCTGTTGCCATTATGCGCCAGATTTTCACCTGTCCAGCCCTGCCAAGAACTTTTTCAAAAAGGCAGCTGCAGCCCTGTTTGGTGGGAAGAAGGACAAAGCCAAGTTTTTGGACAATCACA ACAAACTGGGAAAGGATGATACAGATGAAATTTACAAGCTGAAGAATGACTTGAAGAAAATATCATTAAGCAAGCAACTGAACAAAAGTCAATCAGATGAG GAGTTAGTGTTGACTAGCAAGCCGCCAATTATCAATGTCAAACCAGAGACCTCCTTACCAATGAAGGATAATGAGCAACAAATTCGAGATTCCATAAGGATGATAGTGAGAGGAACTTTGGGAAGCTGCAGCAGCAGTAGTAGTGAAT CGCTtgaagacagtaccatgggaagtGTTGCTGACACAGTTGCTAGAGTACTAAAGGGCTGCCTGGAAAATATGCCAGAAG GAGATCACTTGCCAAAGCAGCAGTCGAACTTCTCCTTCCAATGGGTCACCAAGTGGGTGGATTATTCAAATAAGTATGGCTTTGGGTATCAATTATCGGATCACACAGTTggtgtcctcttcaacaatggaACCCACATGAGCTTGTTGGCAGACAAGAA AACCATCCATTATTATGCAGAGCTAGGACAATGTTCTGTCTTCACAACACTTGATATCCCTGAGAAGTTTGTTAGTCAAATGACTATTCTGAAGTATTTTGCACACTACATGGAAGAAAATCTAATGGAG GGTGGTGATCTGCCCGGTTCGGTGGATGCACAGAAATTGAGATTGTGTCTCCTTCAATGGTTGAAGTCAGACCGCGCACTGATGATGCTCTTCAGTGATGGCACATTCCAG GTGAATTTTTATCACGATCACACAAAAATTATTATTTGCAATCACAATGAGGAATACCTACTTACTTATATCAATGAAGATAGAGTTTCTGCTACATTCAAGCTCTCAACACTGTTAATGGCTGGATGTTCACAAGAACTTCGTACTAGAATGGAATATGCATTAAATATGGTGCAACAACGATTTAATTAA